From one Lolium rigidum isolate FL_2022 chromosome 4, APGP_CSIRO_Lrig_0.1, whole genome shotgun sequence genomic stretch:
- the LOC124705356 gene encoding probable carboxylesterase 17, translating into MATIAAESQQHEHQANVVLPDGRKVVDEVSGWLRVFDDGSIDRTWTGPPEALPLMQPVEPYAVPRDGHTLHDLPGEGEPDLRVYLPELKAPAAAGRLPVIVQLHGGGFCISDPSWLMYHHFYARLACAVPAVVVTAQLPLAPEHRLPAQMDAGVDVLRRLRSIVTSDAAGTLEDPAAELLRQAADVSRVFLVGDSSGGNLVHHVAARVGEDGADVWAPLRVAGGVPIHPGFVRAARSRSELENTSDSVFFTLDMADKFLAMSLPEGATKDHPYTCPMGPNAPPLESVPLPPMLVAVAEKDLIRDTNLEYCDALRAAGKEVEVLINRGMSHSFYLNKFAVDMDPTTGERAQELIDAIKSFVARH; encoded by the coding sequence ATGGCCACCATTGCCGCCGAGTCGCAGCAGCACGAGCACCAGGCGAACGTCGTCTTGCCGGACGGTCGCAAGGTGGTGGACGAGGTGTCCGGCTGGCTGCGCGTGTTTGACGACGGCAGCATCGACCGCACGTGGACGGGGCCGCCGGAGGCCCTGCCTCTGATGCAGCCGGTGGAGCCCTACGCCGTGCCCCGCGACGGCCACACGCTCCACGACCTCCCCGGTGAGGGAGAGCCCGACCTCCGCGTCTACCTCCCCGAGCTCAAGGCTCCTGCTGCTGCCGGGCGCCTCCCCGTCATCGTGCAGCTGCACGGCGGCGGCTTCTGCATCTCCGACCCATCATGGCTCATGTACCACCACTTCTACGCGCGCCTCGCGTGCGCCGTCCCCGCCGTGGTGGTCACCGCCCAGCTCCCGCTAGCGCCAGAGCACCGTCTGCCCGCCCAGATGGACGCCGGCGTCGACGTGCTCCGCCGGCTCCGGTCCATCGTCACGTCCGACGCCGCTGGCACCCTCGAGGACCCGGCGGCTGAGCTCCTCCGCCAGGCCGCGGACGTCTCCCGGGTGTTCCTCGTCGGGGACAGCTCCGGCGGCAACCTGGTCCACCACGTGGCCGCTCGCGTTGGCGAGGACGGCGCGGACGTCTGGGCGCCCCTCCGCGTCGCCGGCGGCGTCCCGATCCACCCGGGGTTCGTGCGCGCCGCGCGGAGCAGGTCGGAGCTGGAGAACACGTCGGACTCGGTGTTCTTCACGCTGGACATGGCCGACAAGTTCCTGGCCATGTCGCTCCCGGAGGGCGCCACCAAGGACCACCCATACACGTGCCCGATGGGCCCGAACGCGCCACCGCTGGAGTCCGTGCCACTGCCGCCGATGCTGGTGGCCGTGGCGGAGAAGGACCTCATCCGCGACACCAACCTCGAGTACTGCGACGCGCTGCGCGCCGCCGGGAAGGAGGTGGAGGTGCTCATCAACCGCGGCATGAGCCACTCCTTCTATCTCAACAAGTTCGCCGTCGACATGGACCCGACCACCGGGGAGCGAGCGCAGGAGCTCATCGATGCCATCAAGAGCTTCGTTGCCCGCCACTAA
- the LOC124705803 gene encoding pentatricopeptide repeat-containing protein At4g14170-like, giving the protein MLARGFPPDHFTLPPVLRSCALTGSAALAASSHALSVKLGAQGNLFVASALVQCYAGMSNLPGARRLFDGMRERDAVLWTSMLSAYSQGGKPEEAMRFFEGMVVAEVQLDAVVMVSLLLACGQLGWRRHGRSVHACCVRRFLGMPLSLGNALVDMYVKCGELAYAERVFSAMPRRDVISWSALIIGHGLNGSSDVALRLFDEMVAKGVEQNSVTFLGALSACAHSGMVEKAYAILEQMKRKGIKPELKHYSCVADALGRAGRVTEAVNLIEEMPCQPDEAMLGGILAACRVHGEVDAAERISKRLMAMSPAKSGYYMSLANVYSDAGRYVDAERIRGFMKEDKVDKLPGYSVSE; this is encoded by the coding sequence ATGCTCGCGCGAGGCTTCCCGCCGGACCACTTCACACTGCCCCCCGTCCTCCGCTCATGCGCGCTCACCGGCTCCGCGGCCCTCGCCGCCTCCTCGCACGCGCTCTCCGTCAAGCTAGGCGCCCAGGGAAACCTCTTCGTGGCGTCCGCGCTGGTGCAATGCTACGCGGGCATGTCGAACCTCCCCGGCGCGCGGAGGCTGTTCGACGGAATGCGCGAGAGGGACGCCGTCCTGTGGACGTCCATGCTCTCCGCTTACTCCCAGGGTGGGAAGCCAGAGGAGGCGATGCGGTTCTTCGAGGGGATGGTGGTGGCCGAGGTGCAGCTGGATGCGGTGGTCATGGTCAGCCTTCTTCTCGCGTGTGGGCAGCTCGGCTGGCGGCGCCACGGGAGAAGCGTGCATGCGTGCTGCGTCCGGAGGTTCCTGGGGATGCCTCTCTCCCTAGGAAACGCCCTCGTGGACATGTACGTCAAGTGCGGGGAGCTTGCCTATGCCGAACGGGTGTTCTCCGCGATGCCCAGGCGGGATGTTATCTCGTGGAGCGCGCTGATCATCGGTCATGGTTTAAACGGGAGCTCAGATGTTGCTCTGAGGCTTTTCGATGAGATGGTGGCCAAAGGAGTGGAGCAGAACTCGGTCACCTTCCTCGGGGCCCTGTCAGCCTGTGCGCATTCGGGCATGGTGGAGAAAGCATATGCTATACTTGAGCAGATGAAACGGAAGGGCATCAAGCCTGAGCTGAAGCATTACTCTTGCGTGGCTGATGCGTTAGGCAGGGCTGGCCGTGTTACCGAGGCCGTCAATCTGATAGAGGAAATGCCTTGCCAGCCAGACGAGGCCATGCTTGGTGGCATACTGGCGGCTTGCCGAGTACATGGTGAAGTGGATGCTGCCGAACGGATTTCGAAGAGGCTGATGGCCATGTCTCCTGCAAAGAGTGGCTACTACATGAGCCTGGCAAACGTGTATTCTGACGCCGGAAGGTATGTTGATGCGGAGAGAATAAGAGGCTTCATGAAGGAAGACAAAGTCGACAAGCTTCCTGGATATTCTGTCTCGGAATAA